A part of Solicola gregarius genomic DNA contains:
- a CDS encoding class I SAM-dependent methyltransferase: MNQEFWDARYGEHEAVWSGRPNGALTVEASGLRPGQALDVGCGEGGDALWLAAAGWRVTATDISRVALERAAERANGADIAWVHGDLAAEPPSPRTFDLVSALYFPLPKNNPEAARGLIDSVAAGGILLYVGHDLSGFDADDHDHDWDGPDPRDYFTPADVAELLDVEWEIEVNEARPRVDTPEVSAHFVNDLVLRARRVRS; the protein is encoded by the coding sequence ATGAACCAGGAGTTTTGGGACGCGCGGTACGGCGAGCACGAAGCCGTCTGGAGCGGTCGGCCGAACGGCGCGCTCACCGTCGAGGCGTCCGGGCTGCGGCCGGGGCAGGCCCTCGATGTCGGCTGTGGCGAAGGCGGCGACGCGCTGTGGCTGGCGGCCGCCGGCTGGCGGGTGACAGCCACGGACATCTCTCGGGTGGCGCTCGAGCGCGCTGCCGAGCGGGCGAACGGTGCCGACATCGCCTGGGTACATGGTGATCTGGCAGCGGAGCCACCATCACCGCGTACCTTCGACCTGGTGTCGGCGCTGTACTTCCCGCTGCCCAAGAACAACCCGGAAGCGGCCCGCGGGCTGATCGACTCGGTCGCGGCGGGCGGCATCTTGCTGTACGTCGGCCACGATCTGTCCGGCTTCGACGCCGACGATCACGACCACGACTGGGACGGCCCCGATCCACGCGACTACTTCACACCGGCCGACGTGGCCGAGCTGCTCGACGTTGAGTGGGAGATCGAGGTCAACGAGGCGCGACCACGGGTCGATACGCCCGAGGTGAGCGCGCACTTCGTCAACGATCTGGTGCTGCGCGCGCGACGGGTGCGCAGCTAG
- a CDS encoding PadR family transcriptional regulator, producing MNTSRTPRDGERRERSRGPRGHHGRTRSGESPFGADQPRRGRRGGRGRAPRGDVRAAVLTLLAEEPMHGYQLMQAIADRSSGRWTPSPGAIYPTLNQLEDEGLVAITKESGRRLATLTDSGREQLDAHQEQWAELWSAYEGADNGVDLRELLAELHSAARQVGKTGTDTQRAAAAEVLKDARRTLYLLLADEESDSAH from the coding sequence ATGAATACGTCCAGAACTCCCCGAGACGGGGAACGCAGAGAACGTTCGCGCGGACCGCGCGGACACCACGGTCGGACACGAAGCGGCGAATCACCGTTCGGCGCCGATCAGCCGAGGCGCGGGCGACGCGGCGGACGCGGCCGAGCCCCTCGAGGCGACGTACGCGCCGCCGTACTCACGCTGCTTGCCGAGGAGCCGATGCACGGCTACCAGCTGATGCAGGCGATCGCCGACCGGAGCTCCGGTCGGTGGACACCGAGCCCGGGCGCCATCTACCCCACCCTCAACCAGCTCGAGGACGAAGGCCTCGTCGCCATCACCAAGGAGTCGGGGCGCAGGCTCGCCACCCTCACCGATTCGGGTCGCGAGCAGCTCGATGCTCACCAGGAGCAGTGGGCCGAACTCTGGTCCGCGTACGAGGGCGCCGATAACGGTGTCGATCTTCGCGAGCTCCTCGCCGAGTTGCACTCCGCCGCTCGACAGGTCGGTAAGACCGGTACGGACACCCAGCGCGCCGCTGCGGCCGAAGTCCTGAAGGACGCGCGTCGCACGCTGTACCTGCTGCTGGCCGACGAAGAGTCGGACTCAGCACACTAG